In Gulosibacter molinativorax, a single window of DNA contains:
- a CDS encoding ParA family protein gives MSSKQTFAVMRCESAKSDVPRETYLSASREPPRCFEFPDEDRSPGSKSALNTIREKGFASMSDIFDSPIARQMTELNAKKKSLKRQTAPRPGKTRVMTVSNQKGGVGKTTTTVNMAAALATFGLRVLVIDNDPQGNASTALNIEHRGDTPGTYEVLIDGTPLREVVQPSPDIKGLYCCPATLDLAGAEIELVPMVSRETRLRNAIHRYLAETEAAGERFDYVFIDCPPSLGLLTINAFAAADEVLIPIQSEYYALEGLGQLLNSIDQLRGYLNPNLEVSTILMTMFDKRTNLSKDVQDEVRQHFPDQLLSTVIPRSVRISEAPSFNKTVLSYDPEGVGAVAYKEAALEMAKQGASTNGN, from the coding sequence GTGAGCTCGAAGCAAACTTTCGCCGTGATGAGGTGCGAATCTGCAAAGTCTGATGTTCCACGTGAAACGTACCTTTCCGCAAGCCGCGAGCCTCCCCGATGTTTTGAATTTCCCGACGAAGATAGAAGCCCCGGATCGAAATCAGCACTGAACACGATCAGGGAGAAAGGGTTTGCAAGCATGAGCGACATCTTTGATTCGCCAATTGCCCGTCAGATGACCGAACTCAACGCTAAGAAGAAGTCGTTGAAGCGGCAAACTGCGCCCCGACCAGGGAAAACACGCGTAATGACGGTGTCGAATCAGAAGGGCGGGGTCGGAAAAACGACGACGACCGTCAATATGGCGGCGGCTCTTGCGACCTTCGGGCTTCGTGTCCTTGTGATCGACAACGACCCCCAGGGGAACGCCTCCACGGCGCTCAATATCGAGCATCGAGGCGACACTCCAGGTACGTACGAGGTGCTCATTGACGGAACACCGCTCCGCGAAGTGGTGCAGCCAAGCCCTGACATCAAGGGCCTCTATTGCTGCCCGGCCACCCTGGACCTTGCCGGCGCCGAGATCGAGCTCGTGCCGATGGTTTCACGTGAAACACGATTGAGGAACGCGATCCACCGATACCTCGCGGAGACGGAAGCGGCCGGCGAACGGTTCGACTACGTGTTCATCGATTGCCCGCCCTCGCTCGGCCTCCTCACGATCAACGCCTTTGCAGCTGCCGATGAAGTGCTCATCCCGATCCAGAGCGAGTACTACGCGCTCGAGGGTCTTGGCCAACTACTGAACTCCATCGACCAGCTGCGTGGCTACCTGAATCCAAATCTCGAAGTCTCGACAATCCTGATGACGATGTTCGATAAGCGCACGAACCTGTCGAAGGACGTGCAAGACGAGGTTCGGCAGCATTTCCCAGACCAACTCCTCTCGACGGTCATCCCACGATCGGTAAGGATCTCGGAGGCCCCCAGCTTCAACAAGACCGTTCTCAGCTACGACCCCGAAGGCGTCGGCGCGGTCGCCTACAAGGAAGCAGCACTCGAAATGGCAAAGCAAGGAGCAAGTACCAATGGCAACTAA
- a CDS encoding ParB/RepB/Spo0J family partition protein, whose amino-acid sequence MSGESSSHASTRLSTDSFTAAVDNRAQIGPDGTSLNTSNDLDIEEAENLLPVPGAQLGNLDPYRVLANNRQPRTEFDQDALDELTHSVREFGVFQPIVVRPIPEDDPRRAEGDYELIMGERRLRATKAAGRTSIPAIIRNTDDDDMLRDALLENLHRAELNPLEEASAYQQLLDDFGCTQQELSTRIGRSRPRISNTIRLLKLPVDVQRKVAAGVLSAGHARAILSVGEPAAMTQLANKIINENLSVREAELAAATMSIRTDRPPTKQTQVGSDSLNAHLSGVGERLGDRLNTRVKVVLRKTKGQISIDFASVADLNRILEAIGEPTEA is encoded by the coding sequence CTGAGTGGCGAAAGTTCTTCACATGCGTCCACACGCCTATCCACAGATTCATTCACAGCAGCTGTGGATAACCGAGCCCAGATAGGCCCAGATGGAACCTCGCTCAATACATCGAATGATCTCGATATAGAAGAGGCGGAGAACCTCCTTCCTGTTCCGGGTGCACAACTCGGCAACCTCGATCCCTACCGCGTGCTCGCGAACAATCGCCAGCCGCGAACCGAGTTCGATCAGGATGCGCTCGACGAGCTAACCCACTCGGTCCGGGAGTTTGGAGTCTTCCAGCCAATCGTGGTTCGTCCGATTCCTGAGGATGATCCACGACGCGCCGAGGGTGATTATGAGCTCATCATGGGTGAACGTCGCCTCCGAGCGACAAAAGCTGCCGGGCGCACATCCATTCCGGCGATCATCCGCAACACGGATGACGACGACATGTTGCGGGATGCACTCCTCGAGAACCTGCACCGCGCGGAACTGAACCCGCTCGAAGAAGCCTCCGCGTACCAACAGCTCCTCGACGACTTCGGTTGCACACAGCAGGAGCTCTCCACGCGCATCGGCCGCTCGCGACCGCGAATTTCAAATACGATCCGCCTGCTCAAGCTGCCGGTCGATGTGCAGCGTAAGGTTGCCGCGGGCGTATTGAGCGCGGGTCACGCCCGAGCAATCCTCTCCGTCGGTGAGCCAGCGGCAATGACGCAGCTCGCGAACAAGATCATCAACGAGAACCTCTCCGTGCGCGAGGCGGAACTGGCCGCAGCGACCATGAGCATCCGCACCGATAGGCCGCCGACAAAGCAGACGCAAGTCGGCAGCGACTCCCTCAACGCCCATCTGTCTGGTGTTGGTGAGCGGCTCGGTGACCGGCTCAACACCCGCGTGAAGGTCGTCCTACGAAAGACAAAAGGCCAGATCAGCATCGACTTTGCGTCGGTAGCCGACCTCAACCGCATCCTCGAGGCAATCGGTGAACCGACCGAGGCGTAG
- a CDS encoding SDR family NAD(P)-dependent oxidoreductase, with product MELQNTEENMDLQLEDRVILVVGGRGLIGSAVVDLLRKEGAIAIPASRSTTEGVQLDASQDDSVAEAVATVLERHGRIDGLVVAAAPAAGTLDSSTDSDPAEILKALDAKALTFLRVAKAVVPAMQDAGYGRVVGVSGQNAFLTGSMTGSMRNAALIVAAKNLADTLAGTGVSVNTVSPGPVTTEPSAAVEIGKPGESSPEDVANLILYLVSPLAGAVSGESIAVGHRVRGVTAF from the coding sequence ATGGAACTACAGAACACGGAGGAGAACATGGACCTGCAGCTTGAAGACCGCGTGATTTTGGTCGTCGGTGGACGAGGGCTGATCGGGAGCGCGGTCGTCGACTTGCTCCGCAAGGAGGGCGCAATCGCGATTCCTGCGTCGCGGAGCACCACCGAGGGTGTGCAGCTGGACGCCTCGCAGGACGACTCCGTTGCCGAGGCGGTCGCAACCGTTCTCGAACGTCATGGTCGCATTGATGGACTCGTTGTTGCGGCGGCTCCTGCCGCCGGCACCCTTGATTCGTCTACTGACTCCGACCCCGCGGAGATCCTGAAGGCGCTCGACGCCAAGGCGCTGACGTTCCTCCGAGTGGCCAAGGCCGTCGTCCCCGCAATGCAGGATGCGGGATACGGCCGCGTAGTCGGCGTGAGCGGCCAGAACGCCTTCCTCACCGGCAGCATGACCGGATCGATGCGGAACGCGGCACTGATCGTCGCGGCGAAGAATCTCGCCGACACGCTTGCTGGGACCGGCGTGAGCGTGAACACGGTGAGCCCGGGGCCGGTCACCACCGAGCCATCGGCTGCCGTCGAGATCGGCAAACCCGGTGAATCCTCGCCAGAGGACGTCGCGAACCTAATCCTCTATCTCGTGTCGCCGCTGGCGGGCGCGGTGTCCGGCGAATCGATTGCGGTAGGGCATCGAGTGCGCGGCGTCACCGCCTTCTAA
- a CDS encoding D-alanine--D-alanine ligase family protein yields MTIEGQHVVILSGGISHERDVSLRSGRRVADALIKAGARVTVREPDEKLLPWLEQNFDDVDVVWPVLHGVSGENGALYSLLRAIDVPYVGSRPTAAMLAWNKATAKALVKRTGIRTPQSIVLPNDTFRELGATSVIDSISRGIDFPAVVKPVEGGSSQGVSFVNEKSQFSRALVTAFTYADGVLIEKKVSGTELMVGVLDFGEGPFAVPPVEVVPNSGVYDYAARYNAGETTYYAPGRVDEAVLTQVSELAVRVCQIIGLADVARVDFIVDDEGTPWFIEADPIPGMTETSLVPLGIQAAGLELADVYAQLAEHAAARGPRNTPAQPNLVV; encoded by the coding sequence ATGACGATCGAGGGACAACACGTAGTCATTCTCTCGGGTGGGATCTCGCACGAGCGCGATGTCTCGCTGCGCTCGGGCCGCCGGGTCGCGGATGCGCTGATCAAGGCCGGCGCTCGTGTCACGGTTCGCGAGCCCGACGAGAAGCTGCTTCCCTGGCTCGAGCAGAACTTTGACGATGTCGATGTCGTGTGGCCGGTGCTGCACGGTGTTTCGGGTGAGAACGGCGCGCTCTACTCGCTGTTGCGCGCGATCGACGTACCCTACGTGGGCTCACGGCCGACCGCGGCCATGCTTGCCTGGAACAAGGCCACCGCGAAGGCGCTCGTGAAGCGAACGGGCATCCGCACGCCCCAGTCGATCGTGCTGCCGAACGACACGTTCCGCGAGCTCGGTGCCACGAGCGTGATCGACTCCATCTCGAGGGGCATCGACTTTCCCGCCGTCGTAAAGCCGGTCGAGGGCGGATCCTCGCAGGGCGTGTCCTTCGTGAACGAGAAGTCGCAGTTCTCGCGCGCGCTCGTGACGGCATTCACCTACGCCGATGGCGTGCTCATCGAGAAGAAGGTCAGCGGCACCGAGCTCATGGTCGGCGTGCTCGACTTCGGCGAGGGCCCGTTCGCAGTGCCGCCCGTCGAGGTCGTGCCGAATAGTGGCGTCTACGACTACGCCGCGCGCTACAACGCGGGCGAGACGACGTACTACGCGCCCGGGCGCGTCGACGAGGCAGTGCTGACCCAGGTCTCGGAGCTCGCCGTGCGCGTCTGCCAGATCATCGGGCTCGCCGATGTCGCCCGCGTCGACTTCATCGTCGACGACGAGGGCACCCCGTGGTTCATCGAGGCCGACCCGATCCCGGGCATGACCGAGACCTCACTCGTGCCCCTCGGCATCCAGGCCGCCGGCCTCGAGCTCGCCGACGTGTACGCCCAACTCGCTGAGCATGCGGCAGCGCGCGGCCCGCGCAACACCCCGGCGCAGCCGAACCTCGTGGTCTAG
- a CDS encoding aminotransferase-like domain-containing protein: MPVSSQDSAHQQGGLNLDPWYDNYARRTAGLTVSEVRALFAVASRPEVVSLAGGSPYVSALPEELIHTAFKRMMREHGAEALQYGGGQGIPELREHILELMTLEGITGASADDVVTTTGSQHAIDLVTKLFIDPGDVILLETPSYVGALGTFKSYEADVRHVEMDEDGLNLEALEAAIHKARAEGKAVKFLYTIPNFNNPTGVTMSEARRREVLDLCIREDVLIVEDNPYGLLYFDEKAPNAIRSLDDEHVLYLGSFSKILSPGVRVGYVLAPHGIREKLILAVESSILSPSSLNQWLVTEYLETSDWRAQIDTYRGTYRERRDAMLAALEEYLPQLSWTVPNGGFFTWVQLPQSLDSKQMLPRATKELVAYTPGTGFYADGRGHDKIRLSFSLPTPDRIRLGVRRLANVINGELEIIETFGTFDNRSEDDNRFAAAPPDLN; encoded by the coding sequence ATGCCCGTGTCATCGCAAGATTCAGCACACCAGCAAGGGGGTCTCAATCTTGACCCCTGGTACGACAACTATGCGCGCCGCACTGCCGGCCTGACCGTCAGCGAGGTTCGAGCGCTTTTCGCGGTCGCCTCGCGCCCCGAAGTCGTCTCCCTCGCCGGTGGCTCACCGTACGTGAGCGCCCTCCCCGAAGAGCTCATCCACACTGCGTTCAAGCGCATGATGCGCGAGCACGGCGCCGAGGCCCTCCAGTACGGTGGCGGCCAGGGCATCCCGGAGCTACGCGAGCACATCCTGGAGCTCATGACGCTCGAGGGCATTACCGGCGCATCCGCCGACGACGTCGTCACGACCACCGGCTCGCAGCACGCCATCGACCTCGTGACGAAACTCTTCATCGATCCGGGCGACGTGATCCTCCTCGAGACCCCGAGCTACGTCGGTGCGCTCGGCACATTCAAGTCCTACGAGGCGGATGTCCGCCACGTCGAAATGGACGAAGACGGCCTGAACCTCGAAGCGCTCGAGGCCGCGATCCACAAGGCGCGCGCCGAGGGCAAGGCCGTGAAGTTCCTCTACACGATCCCGAACTTCAATAACCCCACTGGCGTGACCATGTCGGAGGCGCGACGTCGCGAGGTGCTCGACCTGTGCATCCGCGAGGACGTGCTGATCGTCGAGGACAACCCCTACGGACTGCTCTACTTCGACGAGAAGGCTCCGAACGCGATCCGGTCGCTCGACGACGAACACGTCCTCTACCTGGGCTCGTTCTCGAAGATTCTCTCGCCCGGCGTACGCGTCGGCTATGTGCTCGCGCCGCACGGCATTCGCGAGAAGCTCATCCTCGCGGTCGAGTCGTCCATCCTCTCGCCGTCCTCGCTCAACCAGTGGCTCGTGACCGAGTATCTCGAGACGAGTGACTGGCGCGCGCAGATCGACACCTACCGCGGCACGTACCGCGAGCGGCGGGATGCGATGCTCGCGGCCCTCGAGGAGTACCTGCCGCAGCTGTCCTGGACCGTCCCGAACGGCGGCTTCTTCACGTGGGTCCAGCTGCCCCAGTCGCTCGACTCGAAGCAGATGCTGCCGCGCGCGACCAAGGAGCTCGTCGCCTATACGCCGGGGACCGGCTTCTACGCCGACGGCCGAGGCCACGACAAAATCCGTCTGTCCTTTTCGCTCCCGACTCCCGACCGCATCCGCCTGGGCGTGCGTCGCCTCGCGAACGTGATCAACGGCGAACTCGAAATCATCGAGACCTTCGGCACGTTCGACAACCGGTCAGAAGACGACAACCGCTTCGCCGCCGCCCCGCCGGACCTCAACTAG
- the trxA gene encoding thioredoxin: protein MANVTNATGATFDEQVLGADGAVIVDFWAPWCGPCRQVSPVLDQIADEHPGVKVVKVNVDEEMDLAMQYQVTSIPAIKLFRDGEVRKEVVGAKPKGALLKDFEGLLD, encoded by the coding sequence ATGGCTAACGTCACGAACGCCACCGGCGCAACCTTCGACGAGCAGGTGCTCGGCGCGGACGGCGCCGTCATCGTCGACTTCTGGGCACCCTGGTGCGGCCCCTGCCGCCAGGTATCGCCCGTCCTCGACCAGATTGCCGACGAGCACCCCGGCGTCAAAGTCGTGAAGGTAAACGTCGACGAGGAAATGGATCTCGCGATGCAGTACCAGGTCACGAGCATCCCCGCGATCAAGCTGTTCCGCGACGGCGAGGTCCGCAAGGAAGTTGTCGGCGCGAAGCCCAAGGGTGCCCTGCTGAAGGACTTCGAGGGACTCCTCGACTAG
- the trxB gene encoding thioredoxin-disulfide reductase, whose translation MRNVAIIGSGPAGYTAAIYVARAGLRPVLFTSAVEVGGELMNTTDVENFPGFPEGILGPDLMQKFQDQAVRFGTELVFDDVESLELKGEVKKIHTAYSGDYEALAVILATGSAYRHLGVPGEDRLSGRGISWCATCDGAFFREQHIAVIGGGDSAMEEALFLTRFADRVTIIHRSENFRASQIMLERARANEKIEWLPNARVLEYLGDTNLTGLKLENAVTGEVFEREFTGTFVAIGHDPRTDLFKDQIELAESGVVKVDGRSSRTSLPGVFAAGDVIDDHYRQAITAAGSGTVAALDVEAYLGTLSPELLAQAAADSAAEADAQVGEDAQAAADAPVLSQPTVAEEAASISLNPIGFNTPLFGGK comes from the coding sequence ATGCGTAATGTCGCCATCATTGGTTCCGGTCCCGCCGGTTACACCGCCGCCATCTATGTTGCCCGCGCCGGGCTGCGTCCCGTGCTGTTCACCTCGGCAGTCGAGGTCGGCGGCGAGTTGATGAACACGACGGACGTCGAGAACTTCCCCGGGTTCCCCGAGGGCATCCTCGGACCCGACCTGATGCAGAAGTTCCAGGACCAGGCCGTGCGCTTCGGTACCGAGCTCGTGTTTGACGATGTCGAATCGCTCGAGCTCAAGGGTGAAGTCAAGAAGATCCACACCGCGTACTCGGGCGACTACGAAGCCCTCGCGGTCATCCTCGCGACCGGTTCCGCATACCGCCACCTTGGTGTTCCGGGCGAGGACCGCCTCTCGGGTCGCGGTATCTCGTGGTGTGCGACGTGTGATGGTGCGTTCTTCCGCGAGCAGCACATCGCGGTTATTGGCGGTGGCGACTCGGCAATGGAGGAGGCGCTGTTCCTCACCCGCTTCGCGGACCGCGTCACGATCATCCACCGCTCGGAGAACTTCCGCGCATCCCAGATCATGCTCGAGCGCGCCCGCGCCAACGAGAAGATCGAGTGGCTCCCGAACGCGAGGGTGCTCGAGTACCTCGGCGACACGAACCTCACGGGTCTCAAGCTCGAGAACGCCGTGACCGGCGAGGTCTTTGAGCGCGAGTTCACCGGCACGTTCGTCGCGATCGGGCACGACCCGCGCACCGACCTCTTCAAGGACCAGATCGAGCTTGCCGAGTCGGGCGTCGTGAAGGTGGATGGGCGCAGCTCGCGCACCTCGCTGCCCGGCGTCTTCGCCGCGGGTGACGTGATCGACGACCACTACCGCCAGGCAATCACCGCGGCCGGCTCGGGTACGGTCGCCGCGCTCGACGTCGAGGCCTACCTCGGCACTCTGAGCCCCGAGCTGCTCGCGCAGGCCGCCGCCGATAGTGCGGCCGAAGCGGATGCGCAGGTCGGCGAGGATGCGCAGGCTGCGGCGGATGCCCCGGTCCTTTCGCAGCCGACGGTCGCCGAGGAAGCGGCCTCCATCTCGCTCAACCCAATCGGTTTCAACACGCCGCTCTTCGGCGGCAAGTAA
- the murJ gene encoding murein biosynthesis integral membrane protein MurJ, with protein MAKSFGRTSLVLASGTLISRVLGFIKAIVLAQTIGLVGSASADAFANANSLPSNIYSLIAGGLLNAVLVPQIVRATKRGDGGREYVNRLITLAIVVLGTLTIVVTIGAPVLSWIYGVTLSGEQLGLVIAFAYWCLPQIFFYGLYAVVSEILNARSIFAPFAWAPALNNVIAILMLVLFSVIFGADPSGAREISDWTPTMIAMLGGGTTLGVVAQAGVLFLFLRKAGLRYRPDFHFRGTGLGRIGKLAGWSFGLLVVVQITGWLETLAANVAFGQAASLAALQNAWMIFMLPHSIVTVSLTTTMFTSLSEKAADKNIKSVIKDFSTGARAITMFMIFSAFGLMVISPAFARIFDGSDEGLEALALVMCGTLLSLLSYSLLYYVQRVFYAFEDTRSVFLLYALTSPLQLVGIWLVAVFAPVEILVLCLVLVQSAVTWVRFLIMINVLRKRLGSIEAPTLVRAFVRFMVYAIPAAVAGLLVMWGLGGYTAGGWARASIFNALVTCLIAGVVMAIVYFGIAMAARSSELEPFVGPIIRRIVGRRGRHSVELARHSAAAVNADRFADEHDSLVHQYTPDVSSAFGSSSQSHPDSEMAMASQVTQEMPSRRDLRDYERKKQREAYEKRHAIDDEPLI; from the coding sequence ATGGCTAAATCTTTCGGACGCACGAGTCTCGTTCTTGCATCGGGCACGCTGATATCGCGTGTGCTCGGCTTCATCAAGGCGATCGTGCTGGCGCAGACGATCGGTCTAGTCGGCTCCGCCTCGGCCGACGCGTTCGCCAACGCGAACTCGCTCCCGTCGAATATCTACTCGCTGATCGCGGGAGGCCTCCTCAACGCCGTGCTCGTTCCGCAGATCGTGCGTGCGACAAAGCGCGGGGATGGTGGGCGCGAGTACGTCAACCGGCTGATCACGCTGGCGATCGTCGTGCTCGGCACCCTCACGATCGTCGTGACGATCGGCGCCCCGGTGCTGTCGTGGATCTACGGTGTCACGCTTTCGGGCGAGCAGCTCGGCCTCGTGATCGCGTTCGCCTACTGGTGCCTGCCGCAGATCTTCTTCTACGGGCTCTATGCCGTCGTGTCCGAAATCCTCAACGCGCGCAGCATCTTCGCCCCGTTCGCGTGGGCGCCGGCACTCAACAACGTCATCGCAATCCTGATGCTCGTCCTCTTCTCGGTCATCTTCGGTGCGGACCCCTCCGGTGCGCGCGAGATCTCGGACTGGACGCCGACCATGATCGCGATGCTCGGTGGCGGCACCACCCTCGGTGTCGTGGCCCAGGCCGGCGTGCTCTTCCTTTTCCTCCGCAAGGCGGGCCTGCGCTACCGACCCGACTTCCACTTCCGGGGCACCGGGCTGGGCCGCATCGGCAAGCTCGCCGGCTGGTCGTTCGGTCTGCTCGTAGTCGTGCAGATCACCGGCTGGCTCGAGACCCTCGCCGCCAACGTCGCGTTCGGCCAGGCGGCCTCACTTGCGGCGCTGCAAAACGCGTGGATGATCTTCATGCTGCCGCACTCGATCGTCACGGTCTCGCTGACCACGACAATGTTCACGTCGCTGAGCGAAAAGGCCGCGGATAAGAACATCAAGTCGGTCATCAAGGATTTCTCCACCGGCGCCCGCGCGATCACCATGTTTATGATCTTCTCGGCCTTTGGCCTCATGGTGATCTCGCCCGCCTTCGCGCGCATCTTCGACGGCAGTGACGAGGGTCTCGAGGCCCTCGCGCTCGTGATGTGCGGCACCCTGCTGAGCCTCCTTTCCTACTCACTCCTCTATTACGTGCAGCGGGTGTTCTACGCGTTCGAAGACACCCGCAGCGTCTTCCTGCTTTACGCGCTCACGTCGCCGCTGCAGCTCGTCGGCATCTGGCTCGTCGCGGTGTTCGCGCCCGTCGAGATCCTCGTGCTGTGCCTAGTGCTCGTCCAGTCCGCCGTGACGTGGGTTCGCTTCCTCATCATGATCAACGTGCTGCGCAAGCGCCTCGGCAGCATCGAGGCCCCGACGCTCGTCCGCGCGTTCGTGCGGTTCATGGTGTATGCGATCCCCGCAGCAGTCGCCGGCCTCCTCGTGATGTGGGGGCTCGGGGGCTACACGGCCGGGGGCTGGGCGCGCGCAAGCATCTTCAACGCGCTAGTGACCTGCCTGATTGCCGGCGTCGTCATGGCGATCGTCTACTTCGGCATCGCCATGGCCGCGCGCAGCTCCGAGCTCGAGCCGTTTGTTGGCCCGATCATCCGCCGCATCGTTGGGCGACGCGGACGCCACTCGGTCGAGCTCGCGCGCCACTCGGCAGCCGCGGTCAACGCCGACCGCTTTGCGGACGAACACGATTCCCTGGTCCACCAATACACGCCAGACGTCAGCTCCGCCTTCGGCTCATCTTCACAGTCGCATCCCGACAGCGAAATGGCCATGGCCAGCCAGGTGACCCAGGAGATGCCCTCGCGGCGAGACCTGCGCGACTACGAGCGCAAGAAGCAGCGCGAGGCGTACGAGAAGCGCCACGCGATCGACGACGAGCCGCTCATCTAG
- a CDS encoding DUF6049 family protein, translated as MSEESHSRPPRLPWRRFLAAAVVALGIGGAIPFPAQQAGAATNEPAPATISDPVEGELSVEIVLHGGGAITQDEPVAATLILSNRTAEIASAGQVAILIDQETIDTRYELSLWNGGGASEDLAPGTEVFRLDVDQVHPGSTVELPVTLPATATSVLTGASFGARGITAQWLTGDQVAEGRSSFVWNAESLANAVSVSPIVPIVTDVGDGALLTITELSTLTAADGDLTLLLDAVEGTSATLAIDPRLLVSVRALGADAPQSAVDWLDRLESLENASFPLEYADASLTLQQQAGLEQPIEPSGFSYRTADREFFQEVVPTAPTAPTESATPAPTATDATDPDAAPVESDDPQAGLPDAGEPGTTEPASTDPASTDPTGTDPTGTDPAETQAPQLEARPAPTLEELTAFDYTRPNVVWPAAGTVRDPAGLADWGAETVILYGDQATLAPDRSSTESSQQQIDGLEVLVTDSTLDDAIASAVTATSELTFQDATTDVATLLSVITRELPNESREIVTTVPREALQDPNRLGELLDRMTGNQWTDVAPIPAHAEDPSILPDTDLIEGGYSNPTIVRFQELLAAHEQGMSLTSLYEEPAAVAEELDAGLLGAISNSVVQTDDWPTVTEAFTEFATAAASQITIVPGSEIQLIGHESSLPLFIENNTDREVTVEVRLRPTTGHILVDQAAVIKIPAGGVTRATLPVQAIANGVSGVEATIWTTTGVQLNNTEEFVVNVNASLETVAVGLLIGAGVLLFVVGIWRTIRRRKRERLAEVEESSETPTDSEPESPGEPQESSNHE; from the coding sequence ATGTCCGAGGAATCGCATTCGCGACCACCACGGCTGCCCTGGCGGCGTTTTCTCGCCGCTGCAGTCGTGGCCCTTGGAATCGGCGGTGCGATTCCCTTCCCGGCCCAGCAGGCCGGAGCCGCTACGAATGAGCCGGCGCCCGCAACGATTAGTGACCCCGTCGAGGGCGAGCTGAGTGTCGAGATTGTGCTGCACGGCGGCGGCGCCATCACGCAGGACGAGCCCGTCGCCGCGACGCTCATCCTGTCGAACCGCACCGCGGAGATCGCGAGCGCGGGCCAGGTCGCCATCCTGATCGACCAGGAAACGATCGACACGCGCTACGAGCTAAGCCTCTGGAACGGCGGTGGCGCTTCCGAAGATCTCGCTCCGGGCACGGAGGTGTTCCGCCTCGACGTGGACCAGGTGCATCCCGGCTCGACGGTTGAGCTTCCCGTCACCCTGCCCGCGACCGCGACCTCGGTGCTGACTGGCGCATCCTTCGGGGCCCGTGGCATCACCGCGCAGTGGCTGACCGGCGACCAGGTCGCCGAGGGGCGGTCATCCTTCGTCTGGAACGCGGAGTCGCTCGCGAACGCCGTCAGCGTCAGCCCGATCGTCCCGATCGTCACCGATGTGGGCGACGGTGCCCTGCTCACCATCACCGAGCTCTCGACGCTCACGGCGGCCGACGGCGACCTCACGCTGCTCTTGGATGCGGTGGAGGGCACCTCGGCGACGCTCGCGATCGACCCGCGCCTGCTCGTGTCGGTGCGGGCGCTCGGGGCGGATGCGCCGCAGAGCGCGGTCGACTGGCTCGACCGACTCGAGTCGCTCGAGAACGCGAGCTTCCCGCTCGAATACGCGGACGCGAGCCTCACGCTCCAGCAGCAGGCCGGGCTCGAGCAGCCGATCGAGCCGAGCGGCTTCTCGTACCGGACCGCCGATCGGGAGTTCTTTCAAGAGGTTGTCCCAACGGCCCCTACCGCGCCGACTGAATCGGCCACACCGGCGCCGACTGCCACGGATGCGACCGATCCGGATGCGGCCCCGGTCGAGTCCGACGATCCCCAGGCCGGGCTTCCTGACGCAGGCGAGCCGGGCACCACTGAACCCGCAAGTACAGATCCAGCCAGTACAGATCCGACAGGCACAGATCCGACAGGCACAGATCCCGCCGAGACCCAAGCGCCGCAGCTCGAGGCACGCCCCGCGCCGACCCTCGAAGAGCTCACCGCGTTCGACTACACGCGACCAAACGTCGTCTGGCCCGCGGCCGGCACCGTGCGTGACCCGGCGGGTCTTGCCGACTGGGGAGCCGAGACGGTCATCCTCTACGGCGATCAGGCCACCCTCGCCCCCGATCGCTCGTCGACTGAGAGCTCGCAACAGCAGATCGACGGCCTCGAGGTGCTCGTCACCGACTCGACCCTCGACGACGCGATCGCGAGCGCGGTGACCGCAACCAGCGAACTCACTTTCCAAGACGCGACGACCGATGTCGCGACCCTCCTCTCGGTGATCACGCGCGAGTTGCCCAACGAGTCCCGCGAGATCGTGACGACGGTGCCGCGCGAGGCGCTGCAGGATCCAAATCGGCTCGGCGAGCTGCTCGATCGGATGACCGGGAATCAGTGGACCGACGTCGCGCCGATCCCCGCGCACGCGGAGGACCCGAGCATCCTGCCCGACACCGACCTCATCGAGGGCGGCTACTCGAACCCGACCATCGTGCGGTTCCAGGAGCTCCTCGCGGCCCACGAACAGGGCATGTCGCTGACCTCTCTGTATGAAGAGCCGGCGGCCGTCGCCGAAGAGCTCGACGCCGGGCTACTCGGAGCAATCAGCAATTCGGTCGTACAGACCGACGACTGGCCGACCGTGACGGAGGCGTTCACCGAGTTCGCAACCGCCGCGGCAAGCCAGATCACGATCGTGCCCGGTAGCGAGATCCAGCTCATTGGCCACGAGTCCTCGCTCCCGCTCTTTATCGAGAACAACACCGATCGCGAGGTCACCGTTGAGGTGCGCCTGCGGCCAACGACCGGCCACATCCTCGTGGATCAGGCTGCGGTCATCAAGATTCCAGCGGGGGGAGTCACCCGCGCGACGCTCCCGGTGCAGGCCATCGCGAACGGCGTCAGCGGCGTCGAGGCGACGATCTGGACGACGACGGGCGTGCAGCTCAACAACACCGAGGAGTTCGTCGTCAACGTGAACGCGAGCCTCGAGACCGTGGCCGTGGGCCTCCTCATCGGCGCCGGCGTGCTCCTCTTTGTCGTCGGCATCTGGCGAACTATCCGCCGCCGAAAGCGTGAGCGGCTGGCCGAGGTGGAAGAATCGAGCGAAACCCCGACCGACAGCGAGCCGGAATCCCCAGGCGAGCCCCAAGAAAGCAGCAACCACGAGTAG